One Nicotiana sylvestris chromosome 12, ASM39365v2, whole genome shotgun sequence genomic window carries:
- the LOC104237549 gene encoding 5-methyltetrahydropteroyltriglutamate--homocysteine methyltransferase-like has product MASHIVGYPRMGPKRELKFALESFWDGKSSAEDLKKVSADLRSSIWKQMADAGIKYIPSNTFSYYDQVLDTTAMLGAVPSRYNWTSGEIGFGTYFSMARGNASVPAMEMTKWFDTNYHFIVPELGPDVNFSYASHKAVDEYKEAKGLGVDTVPVLVGPVSYLLLSKPAKGVEKSFPLLSLLDKILPIYKEVIAELKAAGASWIQLDEPTLVLDLEAHKLEAFTKAYADLESSLSGLNVIVETYFADVPAEAFKTLTALKGVTGFGFDLVRGTQTLDLIKGGFPSGKYLFAGVVDGRNIWANDLAASLNLLQSLEGIVGKDKLVVSTSCSLLHTAVDLVNEPKLDDEIKSWLAFAAQKVVEVNALAKALAGAKDEAFFSANAAAQASRKSSPRVTNEAVQKASAALQGSDHHRATNVSARLDAQQKKLNLPILPTTTIGSFPQTVELRRVRREYKAKKISEEEYVKAIKEEIKKVVDLQEELDIDVLVHGEPERNDMVEYFGEQLSGFAFTANGWVQSYGSRCVKPPIIYGDVSRPKPMTVFWSSAAQNMTKRPMKGMLTGPVTILNWSFVRNDQPRFETCYQIALAIKDEVEDLEKAGITVIQIDEAALREGLPLRKSEHAFYLNWAVHSFRITNVGIQDTTQIHTHMCYSNFNDIIHSIIDMDADVITIENSRSDEKLLSVFREGVKYGAGIGPGVYDIHSPRIPSTEEIADRVNKMLAVLDTNILWVNPDCGLKTRKYTEVKPALQNMVSAAKSIRTQLASAK; this is encoded by the exons ATGGCATCTCACATTGTTGGATACCCCCGTATGGGCCCAAAGAGAGAGCTCAAATTTGCTCTTGAGTCTTTCTGGGATGGAAAGAGCAGCGCTGAGGACTTGAAGAAGGTGTCTGCTGACCTCAGGTCATCCATCTGGAAACAGATGGCTGATGCTGGTATTAAGTACATTCCCAGCAACACCTTCTCTTACTATGATCAAGTGCTCGACACAACCGCAATGCTTGGTGCCGTCCCTTCTAGGTACAACTGGACCAGTGGTGAGATCGGGTTCGGCACTTACTTCTCCATGGCCAGAGGAAATGCCTCCGTCCCTGCTATGGAGATGACAAAGTGGTTTGACACCAACTA CCACTTCATTGTCCCTGAGTTGGGACCTGATGTTAACTTTTCTTATGCTTCTCACAAGGCAGTAGATGAGTACAAAGAGGCGAAGGGG CTTGGAGTAGATACTGTTCCAGTACTTGTTGGTCCAGTTTCATACTTGTTGCTTTCCAAACCTGCTAAGGGTGTTGAGAAATCTTTCCCCCTGTTGTCACTTCTGGACAAAATCCTTCCAATTTACaa GGAAGTTATTGCGGAGTTGAAGGCAGCTGGCGCTTCTTGGATTCAGCTTGACGAACCTACGCTTGTGTTGGATCTAGAGGCTCACAAATTGGAAGCATTCACCAAGGCCTATGCTGACCTAGAGTCATCTCTATCTGGCCTTAATGTTATCGTTGAGACCTACTTTGCTGACGTTCCTGCTGAGGCATTCAAAACCCTCACTGCTTTGAAAGGAGTTACCGGATTTGGCTTTGACTTGGTCCGTGGAACTCAGACCCTCGATTTAATCAAGGGTGGTTTCCCTTCCGGCAAGTACTTGTTTGCTGGAGTTGTTGACGGAAGGAACATTTGGGCTAATGATCTTGCTGCATCTCTTAACCTCCTGCAATCTCTTGAGGGCATTGTAGGAAAAG ACAAGCTTGTTGTCTCTACATCTTGCTCCCTACTCCACACTGCTGTTGATCTAGTCAATGAGCCAAAGCTAGACGATGAAATCAAATCATGGCTCGCATTTGCTGCCCAAAAGGTTGTTGAAGTAAATGCTTTAGCCAAGGCATTGGCTGGTGCCAAGGATGAG GCATTTTTCTCTGCCAATGCTGCTGCTCAAGCTTCCAGAAAGTCCTCCCCAAGAGTGACAAATGAAGCTGTTCAAAAGGCT TCCGCTGCTCTTCAAGGATCTGACCACCACCGTGCTACAAATGTTAGTGCTAGACTTGATGCCCAACAAAAGAAACTTAACCTACCAATTCTGCCTACAACCACCATTGGATCCTTCCCTCAGACAGTGGAGCTTAGAAGAGTTCGTCGTGAATACAAGGCCAAGAA GATCTCCGAGGAGGAATATGTTAAAGCCATCAAGGAGGAAATCAAGAAGGTTGTCGATCTCCAAGAAGAGCTTGACATTGATGTCTTGGTTCACGGAGAGCCTGAG AGGAACGATATGGTTGAGTACTTTGGAGAGCAGCTATCTGGTTTTGCCTTCACTGCTAATGGATGGGTTCAATCGTATGGATCTCGATGTGTGAAGCCACCTATCATCTATGGTGATGTGAGCCGCCCAAAGCCAATGACTGTCTTCTGGTCCTCAGCTGCTCAGAATATGACCAAGAGGCCAATGAAGGGAATGCTTACCGGCCCTGTCACCATTCTCAACTGGTCTTTTGTCAGAAATGACCAGCCAAG GTTTGAGACCTGCTACCAGATTGCATTGGCCATTAAGGATGAAGTGGAGGATTTGGAGAAGGCAGGAATCACTGTGATCCAAATCGATGAAGCTGCTTTGAGAGAAGGCTTGCCTCTGAGGAAGTCTGAACACGCATTCTACTTGAATTGGGCTGTCCACTCCTTCAGAATCACCAACGTCGGCATCCAGGACACTACACAG ATCCACACCCACATGTGCTACTCCAACTTCAACGACATTATCCACTCCATCATCGACATGGATGCTGATGTGATCACCATTGAGAACTCACGTTCTGATGAGAAACTCCTCTCAGTTTTCAGGGAGGGAGTGAAGTACGGAGCTGGCATTGGTCCCGGTGTCTATGACATCCACTCTCCAAGAATACCATCCACAGAGGAGATAGCCGATAGAGTTAACAAGATGCTTGCAGTTCTTGACACCAACATCTTGTGGGTCAACCCCGACTGTGGTCTCAAGACTCGCAAGTATACCGAGGTGAAACCAGCCCTGCAAAACATGGTGTCTGCAGCCAAGTCCATCCGCACTCAGCTTGCCAGTGCCAAGTGA